The following coding sequences lie in one Streptomyces sp. NBC_00510 genomic window:
- a CDS encoding dihydroorotase, which translates to MSATPKTLIRGARILGGEPQDVLIDGETIAEVGPDLTAPEGATVVEAGGKVLLPGLVDLHTHLREPGREDSETVLTGTRSAAAGGYTAVHAMANTFPVADTAGVVEQVWRLGREHGYCDVQPVGAVTVGLEGKKLAELGAMADSAAGVRVFSDDGKCVDDAVMMRRALEYVKAFDGVVAQHAQEPRLTEGAQMNEGLVSGELGLTGWPAVAEESIIARDVLLAAHVGSRVHICHLSTAGSVEIVRWAKSKGWDVTAEVTPHHLLLTDELVRTYNPVYKVNPPLRTEADVMALREALADGTIDCVATDHAPHPHEDKDCEWGAAAMGMIGLETALSVVQHAMVDTGLLDWAGVADRMSFRPAEIGRLSGHGRPVSAGEPANLTLVDPAYRGVVNPAGFASRSRNTPYEGLELPGQVFATFLRGKATVMDGKLS; encoded by the coding sequence ATGAGCGCGACCCCGAAGACGCTGATCCGCGGCGCGAGGATCCTCGGCGGAGAGCCGCAGGACGTCCTGATCGACGGCGAGACCATCGCCGAGGTCGGCCCGGACCTGACCGCCCCCGAGGGCGCCACGGTGGTCGAGGCCGGGGGCAAGGTCCTCCTGCCGGGTCTGGTCGACCTCCACACGCACCTGCGCGAGCCCGGTCGTGAGGACTCCGAGACCGTCCTCACCGGCACGCGGTCGGCCGCCGCGGGCGGCTACACCGCCGTCCACGCGATGGCCAACACCTTCCCCGTCGCCGACACCGCCGGCGTCGTCGAGCAGGTCTGGCGCCTCGGCCGCGAGCACGGCTACTGCGACGTCCAGCCGGTCGGCGCCGTCACCGTGGGCCTGGAGGGCAAGAAGCTCGCCGAGCTCGGCGCGATGGCCGACTCCGCCGCCGGTGTGCGGGTCTTCTCCGACGACGGCAAGTGCGTCGACGACGCCGTGATGATGCGCCGCGCCCTGGAGTACGTGAAGGCCTTCGACGGCGTCGTCGCCCAGCACGCCCAGGAGCCCCGGCTGACCGAGGGCGCCCAGATGAACGAGGGCCTCGTCTCCGGCGAGCTGGGTCTGACCGGCTGGCCGGCCGTCGCCGAGGAGTCGATCATCGCCCGTGACGTGCTGCTCGCCGCGCACGTCGGCTCCCGCGTGCACATCTGCCACCTGTCCACGGCCGGCTCGGTCGAGATCGTCCGCTGGGCCAAGTCCAAGGGCTGGGACGTCACCGCCGAGGTCACCCCGCACCACCTGCTCCTCACCGACGAGCTGGTGCGCACCTACAACCCGGTCTACAAGGTCAACCCGCCGCTGCGCACCGAGGCCGACGTCATGGCGCTGCGCGAGGCGCTCGCCGACGGCACGATCGACTGCGTCGCCACCGACCACGCCCCGCACCCGCACGAGGACAAGGACTGCGAGTGGGGCGCGGCGGCCATGGGCATGATCGGCCTGGAGACCGCGCTGTCGGTCGTCCAGCACGCCATGGTGGACACGGGCCTGCTCGACTGGGCCGGCGTCGCCGACCGGATGTCGTTCCGTCCCGCGGAGATCGGCCGGCTCTCCGGCCACGGACGGCCCGTCTCGGCTGGTGAGCCCGCGAACCTCACCCTGGTCGATCCGGCATACCGTGGTGTGGTGAATCCCGCGGGCTTCGCCTCCCGCAGCCGCAACACCCCGTACGAGGGTCTGGAGCTGCCGGGCCAGGTGTTCGCCACCTTCCTGCGGGGCAAGGCGACGGTCATGGACGGGAAGCTCTCGTGA
- the carA gene encoding glutamine-hydrolyzing carbamoyl-phosphate synthase small subunit, with protein sequence MTTSTQRPARVPAVLVLEDGRTFRGRAYGAVGETFGEAVFSTGMTGYQETLTDPSYHRQVVVMTAPHVGNTGVNDEDPESSRIWVAGYVVRDPARVPSNWRSRRTLDEELTRQGVVGISGIDTRALTRHLRERGAMRVGIFSGDKAQTDEAALLAAVQASPQMKGADLSAEVATNEPYVVPAVGEKKFTVAAIDLGIKGMTPQRMAERGIEVHVLPAGATLDEVYAVNPDGVFLSNGPGDPATADLTVIQGVLERKTPLFGICFGNQLLGRAVGFGTYKLKYGHRGINQPVQDRSTGKVEVTAHNHGFAVDAPLDQVSDTAYGRVEVSHVCLNDNVVEGLRLLDTPAFSVQYHPEAAAGPHDAAYLFDRFVKLMEGQRA encoded by the coding sequence ATGACGACCTCCACCCAGCGGCCCGCGAGGGTCCCTGCCGTACTCGTCCTGGAGGACGGCCGCACCTTCCGCGGCCGCGCCTACGGGGCCGTGGGGGAGACCTTCGGCGAGGCCGTCTTCTCCACCGGCATGACCGGCTACCAGGAGACCCTGACGGACCCGTCGTACCACCGCCAGGTCGTCGTCATGACCGCCCCGCACGTCGGCAACACCGGCGTCAACGACGAGGACCCGGAGTCCTCCCGCATCTGGGTGGCCGGTTACGTCGTCCGCGACCCCGCCCGCGTACCGTCCAACTGGCGCTCCCGTCGGACCCTGGACGAGGAGCTGACCCGCCAGGGCGTCGTCGGCATCAGCGGCATCGACACCCGGGCCCTCACCCGGCACCTGCGCGAGCGCGGCGCGATGCGCGTCGGCATCTTCTCCGGCGACAAGGCGCAGACCGACGAGGCCGCGCTCCTGGCCGCGGTCCAGGCCAGCCCCCAGATGAAGGGCGCCGACCTGTCGGCCGAGGTCGCCACCAACGAGCCGTACGTCGTCCCGGCGGTCGGCGAGAAGAAGTTCACCGTCGCCGCGATCGACCTCGGCATCAAGGGGATGACCCCGCAGCGCATGGCCGAACGCGGCATCGAGGTGCACGTGCTGCCCGCCGGCGCCACCCTGGACGAGGTCTACGCGGTCAACCCCGACGGCGTGTTCCTCTCCAACGGCCCCGGCGACCCGGCCACCGCCGACCTGACCGTCATCCAGGGCGTCCTGGAGCGCAAGACCCCGCTGTTCGGCATCTGCTTCGGCAACCAGCTGCTCGGCCGCGCCGTCGGCTTCGGCACCTACAAGCTGAAGTACGGCCACCGCGGCATCAACCAGCCGGTGCAGGACCGTTCCACCGGCAAGGTCGAGGTCACCGCCCACAACCACGGCTTCGCCGTGGACGCGCCGCTCGACCAGGTCAGCGACACCGCGTACGGGCGGGTCGAGGTCTCCCACGTGTGCCTCAACGACAACGTGGTCGAGGGCCTGCGGCTGCTCGACACCCCCGCCTTCAGCGTCCAGTACCACCCCGAGGCCGCCGCGGGTCCGCACGACGCCGCGTACCTGTTCGACCGCTTCGTGAAGCTCATGGAGGGCCAGCGTGCCTAA
- the carB gene encoding carbamoyl-phosphate synthase large subunit: MPKRTDIQSVLVIGSGPIVIGQAAEFDYSGTQACRVLRAEGLRVILVNSNPATIMTDPEIADATYVEPITPEFVEKIIAKERPDALLPTLGGQTALNTAISLHKAGVLDKYGVELIGANVEAINKGEDRDLFKDVVAAVRAKIGHGESARSVICHTMDDVLAGVDTLGGYPVVVRPSFTMGGAGSGFAHDEEELRRIAGQGLTLSPTTEVLLEESILGWKEYELELMRDKHDNVVVVCSIENFDPMGVHTGDSITVAPAMTLTDREYQILRDVGIAVIREVGVDTGGCNIQFAVNPEDGRVIVIEMNPRVSRSSALASKATGFPIAKIAAKLAVGYTLDEIPNDITEQTPASFEPTLDYVVVKVPRFAFEKFPVADATLTTTMKSVGEAMAIGRNFPEALQKALRSLEKKGSQFAFTGDPGDKGELLLAARRPTDGRINTVMQAIRAGATPQEVFDATKIDPWFVDQLFLIKEIADELAAADKLAPELLAEAKRYGFSDVQLAAIRGLREDVVREVRHALGVRPVYKTVDTCAAEFAARTPYFYSSYDEESEVAPREKPAVIILGSGPNRIGQGIEFDYSCVHASFALSDAGYETVMVNCNPETVSTDYDTSDRLYFEPLTLEDVLEIVHAEQQAGPVAGVIVQLGGQTPLGLAQALKDNGVPVVGTSPEAIHLAEDRGAFGRVLDRAGLPAPKHGTATTFEEAKAIADEIGYPVLVRPSYVLGGRGMEIVYDETRLASYIAESTEIGPDRPVLVDRFLDDAIEIDVDALYDGHELYLGGVMEHIEEAGIHSGDSACALPPITLGGHDVKRLRASTEAIAKGVGVQGLINIQFALAGDILYVLEANPRASRTVPFTSKATAVPLAKAAARISLGATIAELRAEGLLPAHGDGGTLPLDAPISVKEAVLPWSRFRDVHGRGVDTILGPEMRSTGEVMGIDSVFGTAYAKSQAAAYGALPTKGRAFVSVANRDKRALIFPARALVEHGFELLATSGTAEVLKRNGIEATVVRKKSEGTGPNGEPTIIELIHEGAIDLIVNTPFGTGGRLDGYDIRTAAVARGVPCLTTVQALAAAVQGVDALNRGDVGVRSLQEHAEHLTAAREA; this comes from the coding sequence GTGCCTAAGCGCACCGATATCCAGTCCGTCCTGGTCATCGGCTCCGGCCCGATCGTCATCGGCCAGGCCGCCGAGTTCGACTACTCCGGCACCCAGGCCTGCCGCGTCCTGCGCGCCGAGGGCCTGCGCGTGATCCTGGTCAACTCCAACCCGGCCACGATCATGACCGACCCGGAGATCGCCGACGCCACCTACGTCGAGCCGATCACCCCCGAGTTCGTCGAGAAGATCATCGCCAAGGAGCGCCCCGACGCGCTCCTGCCCACCCTGGGCGGCCAGACCGCGCTCAACACCGCGATCTCGCTCCACAAGGCGGGCGTCCTCGACAAGTACGGGGTCGAGCTGATCGGCGCCAACGTCGAGGCCATCAACAAGGGCGAGGACCGCGACCTGTTCAAGGACGTCGTCGCGGCCGTCCGCGCCAAGATCGGCCACGGCGAGTCCGCCCGGTCGGTCATCTGCCACACCATGGACGACGTCCTCGCCGGCGTCGACACCCTCGGCGGCTACCCCGTCGTCGTCCGTCCCTCCTTCACCATGGGCGGCGCCGGCTCCGGCTTCGCCCACGACGAGGAGGAGCTGCGCCGCATCGCCGGCCAGGGCCTGACGCTCTCCCCGACCACCGAGGTGCTCCTGGAGGAGTCCATCCTCGGCTGGAAGGAGTACGAGCTGGAGCTGATGCGCGACAAGCACGACAACGTCGTGGTCGTCTGCTCCATCGAGAACTTCGACCCCATGGGCGTGCACACCGGTGACTCCATCACCGTCGCGCCCGCGATGACGCTGACCGACCGCGAGTACCAGATCCTGCGCGACGTCGGCATCGCCGTCATCCGCGAGGTCGGCGTCGACACCGGCGGCTGCAACATCCAGTTCGCCGTCAACCCCGAGGACGGCCGGGTCATCGTCATCGAGATGAACCCGCGGGTCTCCCGCTCCTCGGCGCTCGCCTCCAAGGCGACCGGCTTCCCGATCGCCAAGATCGCCGCCAAGCTCGCCGTCGGCTACACCCTCGACGAGATCCCCAACGACATCACCGAGCAGACCCCGGCCTCCTTCGAGCCGACGCTCGACTACGTCGTCGTCAAGGTGCCGCGCTTCGCCTTCGAGAAGTTCCCCGTCGCCGACGCCACCCTCACCACCACCATGAAATCGGTCGGCGAGGCCATGGCCATCGGCCGCAACTTCCCCGAGGCGCTGCAGAAGGCGCTGCGCTCCCTGGAGAAGAAGGGCAGCCAGTTCGCCTTCACAGGCGACCCGGGTGACAAGGGCGAGCTGCTGCTCGCCGCCCGGCGCCCCACCGACGGCCGGATCAACACCGTCATGCAGGCGATCCGGGCCGGCGCCACCCCGCAGGAGGTCTTCGACGCCACGAAGATCGACCCCTGGTTCGTGGACCAGCTCTTCCTGATCAAGGAGATCGCCGACGAGCTCGCGGCTGCCGACAAGCTCGCCCCCGAGCTGCTCGCCGAGGCCAAGCGGTACGGCTTCTCCGACGTGCAGCTCGCCGCGATCCGGGGCCTGCGCGAGGACGTCGTCCGCGAGGTCCGGCACGCGCTGGGCGTCCGGCCGGTCTACAAGACGGTCGACACCTGCGCCGCCGAGTTCGCCGCCCGCACCCCGTACTTCTACTCGTCCTACGACGAGGAGAGCGAGGTCGCGCCGCGCGAGAAGCCCGCGGTGATCATCCTGGGGTCCGGTCCCAATCGCATCGGCCAGGGCATCGAGTTCGACTACTCGTGCGTCCACGCCTCCTTCGCGCTGAGCGACGCGGGCTACGAGACCGTCATGGTCAACTGCAACCCCGAGACCGTCTCCACCGACTACGACACCTCCGACCGGCTCTACTTCGAGCCGCTCACCCTGGAGGACGTGCTGGAGATCGTCCACGCCGAGCAGCAGGCCGGCCCCGTCGCGGGCGTCATCGTCCAGCTCGGCGGCCAGACCCCGCTCGGCCTGGCCCAGGCCCTGAAGGACAACGGCGTGCCGGTCGTCGGCACCTCGCCCGAGGCCATCCACCTCGCCGAGGACCGCGGCGCCTTCGGCCGCGTCCTGGACCGGGCGGGCCTGCCCGCCCCCAAGCACGGCACCGCCACCACCTTCGAGGAGGCCAAGGCCATCGCCGACGAGATCGGCTACCCGGTCCTGGTGCGGCCCTCGTACGTGCTCGGCGGCCGCGGCATGGAGATCGTCTACGACGAGACCCGCCTCGCCTCGTACATCGCCGAGTCCACCGAGATCGGCCCGGACCGCCCGGTGCTGGTCGACCGCTTCCTCGACGACGCCATCGAGATCGACGTCGACGCGCTCTACGACGGCCACGAGCTCTACCTCGGCGGCGTCATGGAGCACATCGAGGAGGCCGGCATCCACTCCGGCGACTCCGCGTGCGCCCTGCCCCCGATCACCCTCGGCGGCCACGACGTCAAGCGGCTGCGCGCCTCCACCGAGGCCATCGCCAAGGGCGTCGGCGTCCAGGGCCTGATCAACATCCAGTTCGCCCTGGCCGGGGACATCCTCTACGTGCTGGAGGCCAACCCGCGCGCCTCCCGCACCGTCCCCTTCACCTCCAAGGCGACGGCGGTCCCGCTGGCCAAGGCGGCCGCCCGCATCTCGCTCGGCGCCACCATCGCCGAGCTGCGCGCCGAGGGCCTCCTCCCGGCCCACGGCGACGGCGGCACCCTGCCGCTGGACGCGCCCATCTCCGTCAAGGAGGCCGTGCTGCCCTGGAGCCGCTTCCGCGACGTGCACGGCCGGGGCGTCGACACCATCCTCGGCCCGGAGATGCGCTCCACCGGCGAGGTCATGGGCATCGACTCGGTCTTCGGCACGGCGTACGCCAAGTCGCAGGCCGCCGCCTACGGTGCGCTGCCGACCAAGGGCCGCGCCTTCGTCTCGGTCGCCAACCGCGACAAGCGCGCGCTGATCTTCCCGGCCCGGGCGCTGGTCGAGCACGGCTTCGAGCTGCTGGCCACCTCCGGCACCGCCGAGGTGCTCAAGCGCAACGGCATCGAGGCCACCGTGGTGCGCAAGAAGAGCGAGGGCACCGGCCCCAACGGCGAGCCGACCATCATCGAGCTCATCCACGAGGGCGCCATCGACCTCATCGTCAACACCCCGTTCGGCACCGGCGGCCGCCTCGACGGCTACGACATCCGCACCGCGGCCGTCGCCCGCGGCGTCCCGTGCCTGACGACGGTGCAGGCGCTTGCCGCCGCCGTCCAGGGCGTCGACGCGCTCAACCGGGGCGACGTCGGGGTCCGCTCCCTCCAGGAACACGCGGAGCACCTGACCGCCGCCCGCGAGGCGTAG
- a CDS encoding quinone-dependent dihydroorotate dehydrogenase yields the protein MYSLLFNLFFKRLDPEQAHHLAFGWIRLAARIPGLRTFAAALLAPRHPALRTEALGRRMHGPFGLAAGFDKNAVGIDGLTMLGFDHVEIGTVTAQPQPGNPRQRLFRLVADRALINRMGFNNEGSAAVAARLAARKAVFPTTVGVNIGKTKVVPEEEAVADYVTSTERLAGHADYLVVNVSSPNTPGLRNLQAVDHLRPLLSAVREAADRTVTDRRVPLLVKIAPDLADEDVDAVADLALDIGLDGIIATNTTIARDGLGLRSDASLVKETGGLSGAPLKERSLEVLRRLYARVGDRITLVGVGGVESAEDVWQRILAGATLVQGYSAFVYRGPFWCRTIHRDLAGLLQASPYATLADAVGAETRKEATPR from the coding sequence ATGTACTCCCTCCTGTTCAACCTGTTCTTCAAGCGCCTCGACCCCGAGCAGGCCCACCACCTCGCCTTCGGGTGGATCCGGCTCGCCGCCCGGATCCCCGGCTTGCGCACCTTCGCCGCCGCGCTGCTCGCGCCGCGGCACCCCGCGCTGCGCACCGAGGCGCTGGGCCGCCGGATGCACGGCCCCTTCGGGCTGGCGGCCGGCTTCGACAAGAACGCCGTCGGTATCGACGGGCTCACCATGCTCGGCTTCGACCACGTCGAGATCGGCACCGTCACCGCCCAGCCGCAGCCGGGCAACCCCAGGCAGCGGCTGTTCCGCCTGGTCGCCGACCGCGCCCTGATCAACCGCATGGGCTTCAACAACGAGGGCTCTGCCGCCGTCGCCGCGCGCCTGGCCGCCCGCAAGGCGGTCTTCCCGACCACGGTCGGCGTCAACATCGGCAAGACCAAGGTCGTCCCGGAGGAGGAGGCGGTCGCCGACTACGTCACCTCCACCGAGCGGCTCGCCGGGCACGCGGACTACCTCGTCGTCAACGTCTCCTCGCCCAACACCCCCGGACTGCGGAACCTGCAGGCCGTCGACCACCTCCGGCCGCTGCTCAGCGCCGTCCGTGAGGCCGCCGACCGCACCGTGACCGATCGCCGCGTCCCCCTGCTGGTCAAGATCGCCCCCGACCTCGCCGACGAGGACGTGGACGCCGTCGCCGACCTGGCCCTCGACATCGGCCTGGACGGCATCATCGCCACCAACACCACCATCGCCCGCGACGGCCTCGGCCTGCGCTCGGACGCCTCGCTGGTCAAGGAGACCGGCGGGCTGTCCGGCGCCCCCCTCAAGGAACGCTCCCTGGAGGTGCTGCGCCGCCTGTACGCCCGCGTCGGCGACCGCATCACCCTCGTCGGCGTGGGCGGGGTCGAGAGCGCGGAGGACGTCTGGCAGCGCATCCTGGCCGGCGCCACCCTCGTGCAGGGCTACAGCGCCTTCGTCTACCGAGGTCCCTTCTGGTGCCGCACGATCCACCGGGACCTCGCGGGGCTGCTGCAGGCCAGCCCGTACGCCACCCTCGCCGACGCCGTCGGCGCAGAGACCCGGAAGGAAGCCACCCCGCGATGA
- the pyrF gene encoding orotidine-5'-phosphate decarboxylase: MNPEPFGARLRRAMDTRGPLCVGIDPHSSLLSDWGLQDDVAGLERFTRTVVEALADRVAVLKPQSAFFERFGSRGIAVLETAVAEARAAGALVLMDAKRGDIGSTMAAYAATYLDPASSLFSDAVTVSPYLGFGSLRPALDAARASGSGVFVLALTSNPEGAEVQRSTTASGASLAQVMLNHIAAENEGDLPLGSVGAVVGATLDQAGVDLAVNGPLLAPGIGAQGATAADLPRVFGEAVRNVVPSVSRGVLKLGPSVSALREAAEREAAQLAEVVK, encoded by the coding sequence ATGAACCCCGAGCCCTTCGGCGCCCGGTTGCGCCGCGCCATGGACACCCGTGGACCGCTCTGCGTCGGCATCGACCCGCACTCCTCCCTGCTCTCCGACTGGGGCCTGCAGGACGACGTCGCCGGACTGGAGCGCTTCACCCGCACCGTGGTGGAGGCGCTGGCCGACCGGGTCGCCGTCCTCAAGCCGCAGAGCGCCTTCTTCGAGCGCTTCGGCTCGCGCGGCATCGCCGTCCTGGAGACGGCCGTCGCCGAGGCCCGCGCGGCCGGTGCCCTGGTGCTGATGGACGCCAAGCGCGGCGACATCGGCTCCACCATGGCCGCGTACGCGGCCACCTACCTGGACCCCGCCTCGTCGCTGTTCTCGGACGCGGTCACCGTCAGCCCGTACCTGGGGTTCGGCTCGCTGCGTCCTGCCCTGGACGCCGCCCGGGCGAGCGGCAGCGGCGTCTTCGTGCTCGCCCTGACCTCCAATCCGGAGGGCGCGGAGGTGCAGCGGTCAACCACGGCGAGCGGCGCGTCCCTCGCGCAGGTGATGCTGAACCACATCGCGGCGGAGAACGAGGGCGACCTGCCGCTCGGATCGGTCGGCGCGGTCGTCGGCGCGACGCTCGACCAGGCGGGTGTGGACCTCGCTGTGAACGGCCCGCTGCTCGCCCCCGGCATCGGGGCCCAGGGCGCGACGGCGGCCGACCTTCCGCGGGTCTTCGGGGAGGCCGTGCGCAACGTCGTGCCGAGCGTCAGCCGGGGCGTACTGAAGCTCGGACCATCGGTCTCCGCACTGCGTGAAGCGGCGGAACGCGAGGCCGCACAGCTCGCCGAAGTCGTCAAGTAG
- a CDS encoding integration host factor yields MALPPLTPEQRAAALEKAAAARRERAEVKNRLKHSGASLHEVIKQGQENDVIGKMKVSALLESLPGVGKVRAKQIMERLGISESRRVRGLGSNQIASLEREFGSPAA; encoded by the coding sequence GTGGCTCTTCCGCCCCTTACCCCTGAACAGCGCGCTGCCGCGCTCGAGAAGGCCGCCGCGGCTCGCCGGGAGCGCGCCGAGGTCAAGAATCGGCTCAAGCACTCCGGCGCCTCGCTGCACGAGGTCATCAAGCAGGGCCAGGAGAACGACGTCATCGGCAAGATGAAGGTCTCCGCCCTCCTGGAGTCCCTGCCCGGCGTGGGCAAGGTCCGCGCCAAGCAGATCATGGAGCGGCTCGGCATCTCCGAGAGCCGCCGGGTCCGTGGGCTCGGCTCCAACCAGATCGCATCCCTGGAGCGCGAGTTCGGCAGCCCTGCTGCCTGA
- the gmk gene encoding guanylate kinase — protein MSERPRLTVLSGPSGVGKSTVVAHMRTVHPEVWLSVSATTRKPRPGEKHGVHYYFVENDEFDKLVANGELLEWAEFAGNRYGTPRQAVLERLEAGEPVLLEIDLQGARQVRESMPEAQLVFLAPPSWDELVRRLTGRGTEAPEVIERRLEAARVELAAEPEFDTTLVNTSVEDVARELLALMAVV, from the coding sequence ATGAGTGAACGTCCGCGGCTGACCGTGCTCTCCGGCCCCTCGGGGGTCGGCAAGAGCACGGTCGTCGCTCATATGCGCACAGTCCACCCCGAGGTGTGGCTCTCCGTCTCGGCCACCACCCGCAAGCCCCGCCCCGGTGAGAAGCACGGGGTGCACTACTACTTCGTCGAGAACGACGAGTTCGACAAGCTCGTCGCCAACGGCGAACTACTGGAGTGGGCCGAGTTCGCGGGGAACCGGTACGGCACGCCGCGCCAGGCGGTGCTGGAGCGCCTGGAGGCCGGCGAGCCGGTCCTGCTGGAGATCGACCTGCAGGGCGCCCGCCAGGTCCGGGAGTCGATGCCCGAGGCGCAGCTGGTCTTCCTGGCGCCGCCGAGCTGGGACGAGCTGGTCCGCCGGCTCACCGGCCGGGGCACTGAGGCCCCCGAGGTCATCGAGCGCCGGCTGGAGGCCGCGCGGGTCGAGCTGGCGGCCGAGCCGGAGTTCGACACCACCCTGGTGAACACCTCCGTCGAGGACGTCGCGCGCGAGCTGCTAGCCTTGATGGCTGTAGTCTGA
- the rpoZ gene encoding DNA-directed RNA polymerase subunit omega produces the protein MSSSITTPEGIINPPIDELLEATDSKYSLVIYAAKRARQINAYYSQLGEGLLEYVGPLVDTHVHEKPLSIALREINAGLLTSEAVEGPAQ, from the coding sequence GTGTCCTCTTCCATCACCACGCCCGAGGGCATCATCAACCCGCCGATCGACGAGCTGCTCGAGGCAACCGACTCGAAGTACAGCCTCGTGATCTACGCGGCCAAGCGTGCCCGTCAGATCAACGCCTACTACTCGCAGCTCGGCGAGGGCCTGCTCGAGTACGTCGGTCCGCTCGTGGACACCCACGTGCACGAGAAGCCGCTGTCGATCGCGCTGCGCGAGATCAACGCGGGTCTGCTGACCTCCGAGGCCGTCGAGGGCCCCGCTCAGTAA